CTTATCTCATCCAATTGGCGTTGATAGTTAGAGATTATTTCTTTCTGTCTTAGAATCCTTTCGTTTAAGCTATCTAATTTTGCCTTCATCTCACTTTGCTTCCCCGCTAGCTCCAGGGACAACTCTAATCGGGTGAAGTAGATATCTATTACTTCATCAATTGATTCTAGCTCCTTTACCTCAAAACCATATTCCTCCTTAAACAACACTGGATAGTATGCTGTAAATAATTGGGGATTTTCTTCTTGTAGGACGAGATATCCTTTTCCCCTACTTGCTTCATTAGCGAGTTGTTTGTAGCTACTTATTAATGCTTCCACATCGCTTGAGGCCAGGGTTTTAGGGTTGTCGTTTTTCCGTGGAAATAATCCTCCACGATAGATTATCTCCTCTGCGATATGTCCTGGCAATCCCCAGTTGAACACAAGCGCTCTCACCAGGTCTTTGCCCTGTAGTAGTGACGCCGCGAGTGAATTATCGCTGGGGGATACCCCCTTAGAAGGAGGAGGCATATATGGTAGCCTGGGTTTTATCTCCCTATCTCTATATTCAGCAAGCTTGTTTGCGTAGATAATTTTATAGTCTGGGTCCGTCACTACCCATAGTCCCCTTGGGAGGAGTTCAATAATGTTCCTGGTTTTCTCTCCATGTTTCTCAACCTCGAATTCGATAATCCTCTCCCATCTAGGCATGGTCACTTCGATGATCCTGGAATCCCTTAGCCTGCTTCTAAGGAATCTTGTGAAATTATCAATAGTTTTCGACGATGGCTCTGTATGTGATAAGTTTATTCTTGCACCGGGTTGTACTATAAGATAAGGTGTTCCCGTATTTTTACATCTCAGCTTCAACATCCACTTATTTTTAGAGAAGTAGGCGTTGTCCACGAAACACTCCAGTAGCTTGTCTTTATTGGCGGATATCCAGGCGTAAACATCCAAGATGTCCATGGATTTTTTAAGCAATATCAAGCACCAGCGTTTATTATAAAATCTTTTCCTCTAATTAATCTCTTGAAGAGGATGAGCCATGGTTTTAAGCGCGGAGGATAAGATCGTTTTGCTCAGACTTATCTCAGGGATTTCATATGGGTTACTGGTCTACCTGCTCGGATTATTGAGAATTGTTTCACTGAGGAATTTAAACATGTTTGCGTGGACTGGTGCGGCATTTCTATACGGGGTCACTATTTTATTAACATACAGGTTTTTCAAACCCTTTAAGGCGTTCAATCTATACCTCAGAGGATTATTAACCTACTACGCATCCTGGCTCCTAACAACTTACGTCTTGAACGAGCTCATCCCCATTTTGTGAGTGTGTAGTTAAGGATCATTGATTTCTCTCCACACTTCCTCGGGGAGCCTCCTATACTGTAAATAGTACTTCAATCCCGGAGCGATAACCGGTTCGCCATTTTCAAGGGGATATCTGAATGGAAGGTTAACGCTAAAATAAACTGGTTCAAAGTATTCAATAGTGACGCCGTCTATAAACGATAAGCCTTCATCGGTTTTATTGTTCAATAAATAGTTAATATAGTAGACGGTTCCATCAATACTAAACTGTCCATCACCAATGTTAAACGATTTCACACCTTTCAACTCCTTGGTTATTAATTCGTAGGTTCGACCTTTAGGTGGATGTTCCCCTAATATCCCCCCAACTATAACGTATTTAGCACTGCTTAAAGTGTTAAAATCGAGTTTAACCGAGCTTTTAGGGTCGAGAATAATGGTTGCTTCCTTCTCCAACATGTTCTCCGAAATCAAGTCCTTAACGCTCTTCTCAAATACGTTAGCGTACTTTCCTAGTAATTTGTGGTATTTAGTTGGAAGGTTTGCGATGAATAGAAAATCTTTCCCATAGATCTTAGAGCAATGCCTATACTCCAGTAATAACCACGGACTGATTTCGGGCTCCAAGTGTTCAATCACTATTACCGGTTTGGTGGGCATGAAAAACTCTCCCTTTTAAACGTGGTTTTGCCTGGTAAAATATTTACATGCACTGTTAATATTTAATGAGTGTAGTTAATCAATAAGTGGTAGCAGATGGCAACCTATAGGATTCTAGAGAATCCTGATCTAGAATCGGCTTTGAAGACGATTAAAGAGGGTTTAATGAGAAATCATCTATTAATCATTATTGGCGAGTGTTATATTGACTATGAAGGAAGAAGCGCCTCTAAACTAGGATTGGGAGAGAGAATAGTTATCATAAAACAAGATGGAGCCGTACTCGTACACAGACCCAAGGGGTATTCTCCTGTTAACTGGCAACCCTCCACAACAACCATTGAAGTATGGCTAAGGAGTGGGGAAGGGCTATCCCTATTGGCGGTTAGAAACCGTCCCCGCGAATATCTCAGGATACTTTTCACTAAGATTTTTACCATCATTGAAGGCGTTTTCCACGATAGTGCAGAGTTCGTGATGTATCTAAGCGAGTCCGAGATAAGGGATATCATATTTGAAAATCCAGACTTGTTGGAACCGGGGTTTAAACCGTTGGAGAAAGAGAAACGGATAGGGCAGGGCGCTGTAGATATTTACGGATTGGATTCAAATAACAACCATGTCCTAGTAGAGATTAAAAGAGTGATGGGGGATCGTGAGGCAGTTCTTCAACTATACAACTATGTGGAGAATTATAAGAACGGGGTGGAAAACAATGTCAGGGGGATTTTGCTTGCACCGTCATTCACGCCTGGAGCGTTGGAGCTTCTCGCGAAGCTAAAGCTAGAATTTAAGGAAATAGACTTAAGGAAGCTGAGACTATTAAGCCAGTCAAGCAAGAAAAAACCGAACTCAACTCTTTTCGAATACATGAATGAGAAGGGGAGGGATTAGCTTGGAACCCGGCGTGGTCATCAAGTACGATGCAACGTGCGATTCTTACGATGAATTATATGGTGAGGAACAATTCTTGAAATACGACTTCATCTTCAATAAATCAGGTGTAACGCTTGGCCGTGATATAGCAGACGTAGGATGCGGTACTGGGCTTCTCTACGAGTTCTTGAAGAACACGTTTAAGCAATCACTTCTGAGATACTTGTGCATTGATCCAAGTGAAGGAATGATTCGTAAGGCTGTTTCAAAAAACCCGGGGGATCCCCATATAATTTTCCTCGTATCATACGCTGAAAGCCTTCCCATTACGGATGGATCAGTAGATGATGCAGTCATGGTAACGGTCTGGGATAATCTTGAAGACCCCATGGAAGCTGTTAACGAGCTGAGAAGAGTTGTGAGAAACAGTGTTGTAGTCACTAAGCATTCTAAAACGGCTTCCCCAGCGCCGAAAGCGTTTGACCATCGCTTCGAGTACATCGGCGTGATGATAGATGAGGTTTACGTTCTCCGAAAAAGATATCTTTAAATAGTTCGAATAGAGGTTAAGAGAGTTTAAGAGAAGGTGTTTAATATGGCTGCCAGGCTAACTAGACCGCAAAGCCCATTTAAAATATTAAAGAGCTCTGAAGGACAAATTGTCCTGGTCAAGATAAAGGGTGGCTACGAGTATGTTGGAAACCTGGACCTAATAGACAACACTATGAATGTGGTTATGAGCAACTGCACTGAATACTCGAAGGATGGGAAACCGGTTGCTAGGTACGGTAAGCTGATAATACGTGGAAGTCATATTCAATACATAAGCGTTAACTACGGGCAGGTCGCGCCTGAGAAAATCTCCTTGTAATGAAAACAGAAAGCCTGGTTTCAAGTCAACTTGCTAAAATTAATATTGCTTTAACGATATAATATTATATTGTGAGCCAAATGAACCACTCTTCGCGAAAACCCGTTTCTCGCAGAATTGATCATTATAGGTGGTTGAGAAGCGACGGCACGCCAAATTTTAGTGATCATATTTACAAAGCCCCTTCAGAGCTTCAACTCGTGTTGAAGCGAGAAGTAAGAGTGATAAGTCCATCGGCAACCATTATGAAAGCCGTTGAAGAAATGTCTCGTAGCTTCCGGTCTCTTGTTGTGACGGCCGGGAATCGTCCACTAGGTATTCTGCACGCTTCAAACATAGTGGATTACTTGGGAGGAGGCTCTTTATTCAACATAGTAGAGAAGAGGTACAGACTTAACCTTTACAGCGCTCTGGAGAGAGAGGTTGTGGAGACCATAATGACTCGTAGAATAGTTCAAGTCCCGGATACTTCCAAGATAATCGATGTCCTCCAAGCAATGGCTGTAACAGGGTCAGGCGTGGTTCTTGTCGTAAACAAGGAGGGAGGTCTCGAAGGAATCGTCACGGAACATGACATGGTGGTCTATCTATCAGGCGTGGTTTCCACGGGGCTTATTGTAAAAGATGTCATGTCTACTCCGGTTGCCGTGATTAATCGTAAATCTAGTTTGAAAAAAGCAATGGAGGAAATGATTACACAGGGATTTAGGAGATTGCCGGTAGTCGATGGAGAGGTTGTTGTTGGAATGCTGACAGCTGTTGACGTAGTGAGATATTTCGGGTCCCATGAAGCCTTTAAGAGGGCAATAACCGGCAATATTCTCGAAGCATTATCTATACCTGCGGAGGAAATCATGAGCGAGAACTTGGTGACTGTGAGAGAGGATGAGGATCTCGCAAAAGCGGTTTACGAAATGTTATCTAGAAATGTGAGCTCGGTGCTGGTCACTGATGAAGAAGGGATTTTGAAAGGAATAGTGACGGAGAGAGATGTTTTATACGCCCTATCAACATCTACTAAGAGGTCGTGATCATGACGATCAAGGATTTCATCTCTCTTGAAATACCTGTTTTCGATAAGAATGATTCGCTCGCGGAATTTGTGAGGCAATTAGAGAAGACCGGTTTCGATAAAGCATTGGTAACGGGGTACACGACTAATGGTAGCAAGAGGTTATGTGGCGTAGTGACTTCGAGAGACATCCTGGCGAAGATTGTCTCGGAGAGATTGAGGAGATCATCTCTCGGAAGGCTAAGGATTTCAGGATTCATGACGGAAAACCCGTATAAAGCCTCTTTAAACACGGATATCGTCTCGCTTGTTAAAACCATGAGTTCCAGAGGATATGGCATTATACCAATAGAGGATGAGACGCTACATGGAGCTGTTATTAGAAAACCCCTTCTAAAGCTATTGTTCAACGATCCTACGCCGGTTAGGAGTGTTATGGATAATCATCCACTGAAGGCCCGCACCTCTGACTCACTCCTAGATGTTAGGCAGAAAATTCTAGGTACCGATAAAAGCTTCGTTATCATAGTTAACGAGTCTGGAGAGCCCCAAGGGTATTTAACGGTTAAGGAGGTTGCTTACGCTTTCGCAACTTTCATAAAGAATATACCGGAGAGATTTAGAAAGGAGAGGATCAACCAGTTAATCGCCCAGGACTACATGATTAAGAATTGGTTAGAAATCAAAGTGGACTCCTCCATTGGTGAAGCGGCTAAATCAATATACGAATCAAACACTAAGGGAGCAGTAGTAATAGGGGGTAGAGGCTTGGAAGGCGTGGTTACCGAGTCGGAGTTAATAAACTATCTTGCAATAAGCTTACTCTCGGGAAGGCAAATTGGATAACAATGACGTTAAATTCATAGTAGACAACATGCTCGGGTCTCTCTCCCGGTGGCTTAGAATACTAGGTTACGACACTGTGTATCACAAGGATTTTGAGGACTGGAAGATCCTTCAAATAGCAGAGGAGGAGAATAGATATATTGTGACAAGAGATAGAGGGCTTCACCGCCGTGCCTTAAACAAGGGCTTGAAAAGTATATACCTCTGGATGGATGAGCTCGAGGAGCGTTTATCGTTTATAGCCCTAAACACAGGCATTAAGTTGAGTGTTGATTTTAACAATACCAGATGTCCCGAGGACAATACCCCTTTGAGAAAAGTTAGCAGACAAAATGTTAAAGATAGGGTTCCCGAGAAGGTTTACAAACTTCACGAGGACTTCTGGGAATGCCCCCGATGCGGAAAAGTATACTGGATCGGGCGTCACTGGAGAATGATCGAGAAGGTTCTTGAAACAGCGAGAAAGAAATTAGAAGAGAACCGGGTGAATATTAAAAAGGGGATAATCGATGCTACCGGTTCACCCTAGCGAGATATCTCTCGATGAGGGAGTATTCCTCGTAAAGCTTGCCAGGAAGGCGATTGA
This is a stretch of genomic DNA from Thermosphaera aggregans DSM 11486. It encodes these proteins:
- a CDS encoding RNA methyltransferase, producing MPTKPVIVIEHLEPEISPWLLLEYRHCSKIYGKDFLFIANLPTKYHKLLGKYANVFEKSVKDLISENMLEKEATIILDPKSSVKLDFNTLSSAKYVIVGGILGEHPPKGRTYELITKELKGVKSFNIGDGQFSIDGTVYYINYLLNNKTDEGLSFIDGVTIEYFEPVYFSVNLPFRYPLENGEPVIAPGLKYYLQYRRLPEEVWREINDP
- the nucS gene encoding endonuclease NucS, producing the protein MATYRILENPDLESALKTIKEGLMRNHLLIIIGECYIDYEGRSASKLGLGERIVIIKQDGAVLVHRPKGYSPVNWQPSTTTIEVWLRSGEGLSLLAVRNRPREYLRILFTKIFTIIEGVFHDSAEFVMYLSESEIRDIIFENPDLLEPGFKPLEKEKRIGQGAVDIYGLDSNNNHVLVEIKRVMGDREAVLQLYNYVENYKNGVENNVRGILLAPSFTPGALELLAKLKLEFKEIDLRKLRLLSQSSKKKPNSTLFEYMNEKGRD
- a CDS encoding class I SAM-dependent methyltransferase; this encodes MEPGVVIKYDATCDSYDELYGEEQFLKYDFIFNKSGVTLGRDIADVGCGTGLLYEFLKNTFKQSLLRYLCIDPSEGMIRKAVSKNPGDPHIIFLVSYAESLPITDGSVDDAVMVTVWDNLEDPMEAVNELRRVVRNSVVVTKHSKTASPAPKAFDHRFEYIGVMIDEVYVLRKRYL
- a CDS encoding LSM domain-containing protein yields the protein MAARLTRPQSPFKILKSSEGQIVLVKIKGGYEYVGNLDLIDNTMNVVMSNCTEYSKDGKPVARYGKLIIRGSHIQYISVNYGQVAPEKISL
- a CDS encoding CBS domain-containing protein; the encoded protein is MNHSSRKPVSRRIDHYRWLRSDGTPNFSDHIYKAPSELQLVLKREVRVISPSATIMKAVEEMSRSFRSLVVTAGNRPLGILHASNIVDYLGGGSLFNIVEKRYRLNLYSALEREVVETIMTRRIVQVPDTSKIIDVLQAMAVTGSGVVLVVNKEGGLEGIVTEHDMVVYLSGVVSTGLIVKDVMSTPVAVINRKSSLKKAMEEMITQGFRRLPVVDGEVVVGMLTAVDVVRYFGSHEAFKRAITGNILEALSIPAEEIMSENLVTVREDEDLAKAVYEMLSRNVSSVLVTDEEGILKGIVTERDVLYALSTSTKRS
- a CDS encoding CBS domain-containing protein encodes the protein MTIKDFISLEIPVFDKNDSLAEFVRQLEKTGFDKALVTGYTTNGSKRLCGVVTSRDILAKIVSERLRRSSLGRLRISGFMTENPYKASLNTDIVSLVKTMSSRGYGIIPIEDETLHGAVIRKPLLKLLFNDPTPVRSVMDNHPLKARTSDSLLDVRQKILGTDKSFVIIVNESGEPQGYLTVKEVAYAFATFIKNIPERFRKERINQLIAQDYMIKNWLEIKVDSSIGEAAKSIYESNTKGAVVIGGRGLEGVVTESELINYLAISLLSGRQIG
- a CDS encoding Mut7-C RNAse domain-containing protein; protein product: MDNNDVKFIVDNMLGSLSRWLRILGYDTVYHKDFEDWKILQIAEEENRYIVTRDRGLHRRALNKGLKSIYLWMDELEERLSFIALNTGIKLSVDFNNTRCPEDNTPLRKVSRQNVKDRVPEKVYKLHEDFWECPRCGKVYWIGRHWRMIEKVLETARKKLEENRVNIKKGIIDATGSP